One region of Flavobacterium sp. KACC 22763 genomic DNA includes:
- a CDS encoding ADP-ribosylglycohydrolase family protein: MILEAAIGDAYGAGFEFRDLDFISKNNNLTQYDKHGMYTEIYKKYTDDTQMAIAISELLLEDDNWNEIKVADKFVEVFHRDKRRGYSDRVYNALDASKNGSDFIKIIDNGSSGNGSAMRAYSIGHLKDIKQILEFCEIQAKTSHNTVEGISCAKRIALAVHYFKYNLGDGSTLTDFLNETLKENENYRITSPIDMHGYPTTQAVIKMVSEAVSMKDCLKTGIGYGGDTDTVAALSMAILSQKQNCEKTLPLFLYEELENDKFGKDFLIKLDVALNNKFS; encoded by the coding sequence ATGATTTTAGAAGCAGCAATAGGCGACGCATACGGTGCAGGTTTTGAATTTAGAGATTTAGATTTTATTTCTAAAAACAATAATCTGACTCAGTATGATAAACACGGAATGTATACAGAGATTTATAAAAAATATACTGATGATACTCAAATGGCAATTGCGATTTCAGAATTGCTGCTTGAAGATGATAATTGGAACGAGATAAAAGTAGCAGATAAGTTTGTTGAGGTATTTCATAGAGATAAAAGACGCGGTTATTCAGACCGAGTTTACAATGCTTTAGATGCCAGTAAAAATGGCTCCGATTTTATCAAAATAATTGATAATGGAAGCAGCGGAAATGGCTCTGCAATGAGAGCATATTCAATTGGACATTTAAAAGATATCAAACAAATACTCGAGTTCTGTGAGATTCAGGCAAAAACTTCTCATAATACGGTTGAAGGAATAAGCTGTGCGAAACGCATTGCTTTGGCAGTTCATTATTTTAAGTATAATCTTGGTGATGGATCTACTTTGACAGATTTTTTGAACGAGACTTTAAAAGAAAATGAAAACTATAGAATAACTTCTCCAATTGATATGCATGGCTATCCAACCACGCAAGCTGTAATTAAAATGGTTTCTGAAGCTGTTTCGATGAAAGATTGCCTAAAAACAGGAATTGGTTATGGTGGAGACACTGATACAGTTGCAGCATTGTCTATGGCAATTTTAAGTCAGAAACAGAATTGTGAGAAGACATTGCCTTTGTTTCTATATGAAGAATTGGAAAATGATAAATTCGGAAAAGATTTTCTCATAAAACTGGATGTAGCTCTGAACAACAAGTTTAGTTAA
- a CDS encoding nucleoside 2-deoxyribosyltransferase domain-containing protein: protein MKKIYKAPEEIPLQIDLKTIFLAGSIEMDKAVDWQKKCEELLQDQYVVFNPRRNEWDSSWSQTIENIHFKEQVNWELDALEKADIVIMYFAENTMSPISLLEFGLYAQSNKMKVVVEENFWRKGNIDIVCERYSVQQFKTLEELIQNLLNKNI from the coding sequence ATGAAGAAAATTTATAAAGCGCCGGAAGAAATTCCCTTGCAAATTGATTTAAAAACCATTTTCTTAGCAGGTTCTATAGAAATGGATAAAGCGGTTGATTGGCAGAAAAAATGCGAAGAATTGCTGCAAGATCAATATGTTGTTTTTAATCCAAGAAGAAATGAATGGGATAGCAGCTGGTCACAAACCATAGAAAATATTCATTTTAAGGAACAGGTAAATTGGGAACTTGATGCACTTGAAAAAGCAGATATTGTTATCATGTATTTTGCAGAAAATACAATGTCGCCAATATCGTTGCTAGAGTTTGGACTTTATGCGCAATCGAATAAAATGAAAGTAGTTGTTGAAGAGAATTTCTGGCGAAAAGGCAATATTGATATTGTTTGCGAAAGATATTCAGTACAACAATTTAAAACATTAGAAGAGTTGATTCAAAATTTATTAAATAAAAATATATGA
- a CDS encoding NADAR family protein → MKYNIDTIAPESKFLLFWGHQPSKDGTVTKTCFSQWWLSSFEVDGVTYKTAEHWMMAKKAELFNDREILEKIIKCNSPAEAKKLGRKVRNYDDKIWLENRFEIVKEGNFHKFSQNPDLKTFLLSTNDRVIVEASPVDPIWGIGMASDHTDASNPKKWKGLNLLGFALMEVRDELR, encoded by the coding sequence ATGAAATACAATATAGATACTATAGCTCCAGAAAGTAAATTTTTACTTTTCTGGGGACATCAGCCAAGTAAAGACGGAACAGTTACTAAAACATGTTTCAGCCAATGGTGGTTAAGTTCTTTTGAAGTTGATGGCGTGACTTATAAAACAGCTGAACATTGGATGATGGCAAAAAAGGCTGAATTGTTTAATGATCGAGAAATTTTAGAAAAAATCATAAAGTGTAATTCTCCTGCCGAAGCCAAAAAATTAGGTCGTAAAGTGAGAAACTACGATGATAAAATCTGGTTAGAAAACCGATTTGAAATCGTAAAAGAAGGAAACTTTCACAAATTCAGTCAAAATCCAGATTTGAAAACCTTTCTTTTAAGCACAAACGATAGAGTGATTGTAGAAGCAAGTCCTGTAGATCCAATTTGGGGAATCGGAATGGCTAGCGATCATACAGATGCATCAAATCCTAAGAAATGGAAAGGTTTGAATCTTTTAGGTTTTGCTTTGATGGAGGTTAGAGATGAATTGAGATAA
- the nadD gene encoding nicotinate (nicotinamide) nucleotide adenylyltransferase: protein MKIGLYFGTYNPIHVGHLIIANHMAEFADLDQIWMVVTPHNPLKKKSTLLDDQQRLQMVYLATEDYTKIKPSDIEFKLPQPSYTIITLAHLKEKYPTHEFSLIMGEDNLKTLHKWRNYEVILENHDIYVYPRISDEPENVELKSHPKIHVIDAPIVEISSTFIRNSIKEGKNIQPLLPPKVWEYIDHNNFYKK, encoded by the coding sequence ATGAAAATAGGTTTATATTTCGGAACTTACAATCCCATTCATGTTGGTCATTTGATCATTGCCAATCATATGGCAGAGTTTGCAGATTTAGATCAGATTTGGATGGTTGTGACACCACATAATCCGTTAAAAAAGAAATCGACATTATTAGACGATCAGCAGCGTTTGCAAATGGTTTATCTGGCAACAGAAGATTACACGAAGATAAAACCATCAGATATCGAGTTTAAGCTACCTCAGCCTAGTTACACCATAATTACACTTGCTCATCTTAAAGAAAAATACCCAACCCATGAATTCTCTTTAATTATGGGAGAAGATAATTTGAAAACGCTTCATAAATGGAGAAACTACGAAGTGATTCTAGAAAATCATGATATTTATGTGTATCCAAGAATATCTGATGAACCCGAAAATGTCGAATTAAAATCGCATCCAAAAATTCATGTAATTGATGCGCCTATTGTTGAGATTTCTTCGACTTTTATTCGAAACAGCATTAAAGAAGGTAAAAACATTCAGCCTTTATTGCCGCCAAAGGTTTGGGAATATATTGATCATAATAATTTTTATAAGAAGTAA
- the gmk gene encoding guanylate kinase yields the protein MNKGKLIVFSAPSGSGKTTIVKHLLGQEDLNLEFSISAASRAPRGEEVHGKDYYFISLEEFKKHIKAEDFLEWEEVYRDNFYGTLKSEIERIWAMGKNVIFDIDVAGGLRIKHKFPEQTLAVFVKPPSVDELKRRLKQRSTESDDKINMRIAKASVELATAPQFDVIIKNYDLPVALEEAHQLVKDFISK from the coding sequence ATGAACAAAGGAAAATTAATTGTTTTTTCAGCACCCTCAGGCTCGGGAAAAACAACTATCGTAAAACATTTATTAGGTCAAGAAGATTTAAATCTTGAATTTTCGATTTCGGCAGCATCACGTGCACCACGTGGAGAAGAAGTACACGGAAAGGATTATTATTTCATTTCGTTGGAAGAATTCAAAAAACACATTAAGGCAGAGGATTTCTTGGAATGGGAAGAAGTGTATCGAGATAACTTCTACGGTACTTTAAAATCTGAAATTGAAAGAATCTGGGCTATGGGCAAAAATGTAATTTTTGATATTGATGTCGCTGGAGGATTACGTATTAAACATAAATTTCCAGAACAAACTTTAGCCGTTTTCGTAAAACCACCAAGTGTTGACGAACTAAAGCGCAGATTGAAGCAGCGTTCTACAGAAAGCGATGACAAAATCAATATGCGTATCGCAAAAGCATCTGTTGAATTGGCAACTGCTCCCCAATTTGATGTAATTATCAAAAATTATGATTTACCTGTAGCTTTGGAAGAAGCTCATCAATTGGTTAAGGACTTCATAAGTAAATAA
- a CDS encoding RNA 2'-phosphotransferase: MNENIAKSVSKFLSLVLRHSPEKIGLKLDENGWADVNELIEKCTKKGNRLDAELLDYVVENNDKKRFAYNEDKTRIRASQGHSISVELNLAETEPLEYLYHGTVGKFMESIQKEGLKKMSRQHVHLSKDKETATKVGSRRGVPQILTVRSGAMHRDGFKFYLSENNVWLTDEVPAKYIEFKS, translated from the coding sequence ATGAATGAAAATATAGCAAAGAGCGTCAGCAAATTTTTGAGTTTGGTGCTCAGACATTCGCCAGAAAAAATCGGATTGAAATTAGACGAAAACGGTTGGGCAGATGTCAATGAATTAATAGAAAAATGTACTAAAAAAGGGAATCGTCTCGATGCCGAACTTTTAGATTACGTAGTAGAAAATAACGATAAAAAGCGTTTTGCTTATAACGAAGATAAAACTAGAATCCGTGCAAGTCAGGGGCATTCGATTTCGGTGGAATTGAATTTAGCCGAAACAGAACCTCTAGAATATCTGTATCACGGAACTGTTGGGAAATTCATGGAAAGTATTCAGAAAGAAGGCTTAAAGAAAATGAGCCGTCAGCATGTGCATCTTTCCAAAGACAAAGAGACCGCAACAAAAGTGGGAAGTAGAAGAGGAGTTCCGCAAATTTTGACCGTTAGAAGCGGTGCTATGCATAGAGACGGATTTAAATTTTATTTGTCTGAAAACAATGTTTGGTTGACAGATGAAGTTCCAGCAAAGTATATCGAATTTAAATCTTAA
- a CDS encoding metallophosphoesterase family protein — protein sequence MKRTLVFGDIHGGLKALIQLLERIDYSENDRFIFLGDYVDGWSESKQLIDFLIDLSQKQECVFIKGNHDAWCQEWLENDVVNDIWFLHGGKSTIESYKGIDSLDKEKHLEFFNGMKDYFVDENNNLFIHAGFSSMHGPEKEHYKTNYSWDRTLWEMALTMDKRIQKDSLSYPKRLLLFNEIYIGHTPTLHYDVEIPMQGCNVWNIDTGAGFYGKLTCLDVQTKVFWQSDVVQTFYPNEKGRNK from the coding sequence ATGAAAAGAACCTTAGTTTTTGGAGATATTCACGGCGGATTAAAAGCCTTAATTCAGTTATTGGAAAGAATTGATTATTCAGAAAATGATCGTTTTATTTTTCTGGGAGATTATGTTGACGGTTGGAGTGAATCGAAACAATTGATTGATTTTCTTATTGATTTATCTCAAAAGCAGGAATGTGTTTTTATAAAAGGAAATCATGATGCCTGGTGTCAGGAATGGTTAGAGAATGATGTTGTAAATGATATTTGGTTTTTGCACGGAGGAAAATCGACTATAGAAAGTTATAAAGGAATTGATTCTTTAGATAAAGAAAAGCATCTCGAATTCTTCAACGGAATGAAAGATTACTTTGTAGACGAAAACAATAATTTGTTTATTCACGCTGGTTTTTCATCCATGCATGGTCCAGAAAAAGAACATTACAAAACCAATTATTCCTGGGATAGAACACTTTGGGAAATGGCTTTGACGATGGATAAAAGAATCCAAAAAGATTCACTTTCTTATCCAAAGCGATTATTGCTTTTTAATGAAATTTATATCGGCCATACGCCAACACTTCATTATGATGTCGAAATTCCGATGCAAGGTTGCAATGTTTGGAATATTGATACAGGAGCAGGTTTTTATGGTAAATTAACTTGTTTGGATGTTCAAACAAAAGTCTTTTGGCAAAGTGATGTTGTGCAAACATTTTATCCAAATGAAAAAGGAAGAAATAAATAG
- a CDS encoding O-acetyl-ADP-ribose deacetylase, translated as MKIELLKADITEIEVDAIVNAANTSLLGGGGVDGAIHRKGGKAILEECIQIRNKQGGCKTGEAVITTAGNLPSKYVIHTVGPVWNGDKEEKSKLLVDCYKNSLKLAIENGVKSIAFPNISTGIYHFPKNKAAEIAVKTIKDFEKSVEIEKVIFVCFDDENYKIYKSLLQIEDVP; from the coding sequence ATGAAAATAGAACTTCTAAAAGCAGATATAACAGAAATTGAAGTTGATGCGATTGTTAATGCGGCAAATACTTCCCTGTTAGGTGGAGGAGGAGTTGACGGAGCAATTCATAGAAAGGGAGGAAAAGCTATTTTAGAGGAATGCATCCAAATCCGAAATAAACAAGGAGGATGTAAAACAGGTGAAGCCGTTATAACAACCGCGGGAAATTTGCCATCTAAATATGTTATTCATACTGTTGGTCCTGTTTGGAATGGCGATAAAGAAGAAAAATCTAAATTACTGGTTGATTGTTATAAAAACAGCTTGAAACTTGCTATTGAAAATGGAGTAAAATCTATTGCTTTTCCGAATATCAGTACTGGAATTTATCATTTTCCAAAAAATAAAGCAGCAGAAATTGCTGTAAAAACCATAAAAGATTTTGAAAAATCTGTTGAAATAGAAAAAGTGATATTTGTCTGTTTCGATGATGAAAATTATAAGATTTACAAAAGTCTTTTGCAGATCGAAGATGTTCCGTAG
- a CDS encoding nicotinate phosphoribosyltransferase, giving the protein MNPLLLTDGYKVDHRRQYPDGTTLVYSNWTPRKSRLEEVDEVVFFGLQYFIKKYIIHDFEEYFFKKSKEEVVAKYARRINNYLGENQVGTKHIEDLHDLGYIPMVFKALPEGASVPLRVPMFTMYNTIPEFFWLTNYFETLLSAVIWLPCNSATIAKEYRKVLDKYADQTSSVPEFVDWQAHDFSMRGMGGIEAAVTSAAGHLLNFTGSDTIPAIDFLEEYYNANSDQELVAGSVAATEHSVMCMGTTEGEYETFKRLITEVYPKGIVSIVSDTWDLWKVLTDYLPRLREDIVSREGKVVIRPDSGDPVDIICGNPNGKTEQEKKGVIELLWDVFGGTTNAKGFKELVPQIGAIYGDSITVARATQICERLKEKGFASTNVVLGIGSFTYQYNTRDTFGFAMKATYGEVNGEGRAIFKDPITDDGTKKSAKGLMKIDLIDGKYHLTDNVSWEEEKQGELKEIFRDGKLLIDQSLSEIRTRVKSEVSIEA; this is encoded by the coding sequence ATGAACCCACTATTATTAACCGATGGTTACAAAGTTGACCACAGAAGACAATATCCAGACGGAACAACATTAGTATATTCTAACTGGACTCCTCGTAAATCTAGATTAGAAGAAGTTGATGAAGTTGTGTTTTTCGGATTACAGTATTTCATCAAAAAATATATTATTCATGACTTTGAAGAGTATTTCTTTAAAAAATCAAAAGAAGAAGTTGTTGCAAAGTATGCTCGCAGAATCAATAATTATTTAGGCGAAAACCAAGTTGGAACTAAACATATTGAAGATTTGCATGATTTAGGATACATTCCGATGGTTTTTAAAGCTTTGCCAGAAGGAGCAAGCGTTCCTTTGAGAGTGCCAATGTTTACAATGTATAATACCATTCCAGAATTTTTCTGGCTGACAAATTATTTCGAAACTTTGCTTTCTGCTGTAATCTGGCTTCCTTGTAACTCGGCTACAATTGCAAAAGAATATAGAAAAGTTTTAGATAAATACGCAGATCAGACTTCATCTGTTCCAGAATTTGTAGATTGGCAGGCGCACGATTTCTCAATGAGAGGAATGGGCGGAATCGAAGCTGCTGTAACTTCTGCTGCTGGGCATTTATTAAACTTCACAGGTTCTGATACTATTCCAGCAATAGATTTCTTAGAAGAATATTACAATGCCAACTCAGATCAAGAATTAGTTGCAGGTTCAGTAGCCGCGACAGAACATTCTGTTATGTGCATGGGAACTACGGAAGGCGAATATGAGACTTTTAAAAGATTAATTACAGAAGTTTATCCAAAAGGAATTGTTTCTATCGTGTCTGATACTTGGGATTTATGGAAAGTTTTAACGGATTATCTTCCAAGATTAAGAGAAGATATCGTTTCAAGAGAAGGAAAGGTCGTAATTCGTCCTGACAGTGGTGATCCTGTTGATATTATCTGCGGAAATCCAAACGGAAAAACAGAACAGGAGAAAAAAGGAGTTATCGAATTGCTTTGGGATGTTTTTGGCGGAACAACAAATGCGAAAGGATTCAAAGAATTGGTGCCGCAAATTGGCGCTATTTACGGAGATAGTATTACGGTAGCAAGAGCCACTCAAATTTGCGAAAGATTAAAAGAAAAAGGTTTTGCTTCTACCAATGTGGTTTTAGGAATCGGATCTTTTACTTATCAATATAATACCAGAGATACTTTCGGATTTGCGATGAAAGCAACTTACGGAGAAGTAAACGGAGAAGGAAGAGCGATCTTCAAAGATCCAATTACAGATGACGGAACCAAAAAATCGGCTAAAGGATTAATGAAAATTGATTTAATAGACGGCAAGTATCATTTAACTGATAATGTTTCTTGGGAAGAAGAAAAACAAGGCGAATTGAAAGAAATTTTCAGAGATGGAAAACTTTTGATTGATCAATCGCTGAGTGAAATCAGAACTAGAGTAAAAAGTGAAGTGAGTATCGAAGCTTAA